In Burkholderia sp. WP9, a genomic segment contains:
- a CDS encoding IS30 family transposase, whose translation MGRAQGWGSEQTGRPIMQSPGRPGVNQRDTKRAFWTCVAQGMESEAAARACGVSQPLGPRWFRDAGGMPPIELTPGTAPYLSFSEREEIALLRAQDCGIREIARRLQRSPSTISRELRRNAATRSGTLIYRATVAQWKAERAAERPKASRLTKNDRLKNYVQSRLAGAVTDSEGRPIAGPNVPWKGRRQGRRADRRWGTCWSPEQISRRLEADYPEDQSMRISHEAIYQALYIQGRGALRKELTACLRTGRALRVPRARTQQRGKHFITPEVMISERPAEADDRAVPGHWEGDLIIGLNRSAVGTLVERTTRYTMLLHLPPMEGHGTGVRAKNGPPLAGHGAEAVRNAIAAKIVLLPEHLWRSLTWDQGAEMAQHVQLRIDTGLEIYFCDPQSPWQRGTNENTNGLLRQYFPKGTDISRYTQRELDAVADALNCRPRKSLGWKSPAEALRDLLLAS comes from the coding sequence ATGGGACGAGCACAGGGTTGGGGTTCGGAACAGACAGGAAGACCAATAATGCAATCGCCCGGCAGGCCAGGTGTCAATCAGCGAGATACAAAGCGAGCGTTCTGGACTTGTGTCGCGCAAGGCATGGAGAGCGAGGCTGCGGCGCGCGCGTGTGGCGTGTCCCAACCTTTGGGGCCAAGATGGTTTCGTGATGCAGGCGGAATGCCGCCGATCGAGCTGACGCCGGGCACTGCGCCTTATCTGTCTTTTTCTGAACGCGAGGAAATTGCGCTGCTACGGGCGCAGGATTGCGGGATCCGTGAGATCGCGCGAAGACTGCAGCGCTCACCTTCGACCATCTCGCGCGAGTTGCGCCGTAATGCTGCAACCCGTAGCGGCACATTGATATACAGGGCGACAGTTGCTCAGTGGAAAGCTGAGCGGGCCGCGGAACGTCCGAAAGCTTCCAGACTGACCAAGAACGATAGATTAAAGAATTATGTGCAGAGTCGATTGGCGGGAGCGGTCACCGATTCAGAAGGCAGGCCGATTGCCGGACCCAACGTACCATGGAAAGGACGACGGCAAGGCCGCCGCGCGGACCGTCGTTGGGGCACCTGCTGGAGTCCCGAACAAATCAGTCGACGATTGGAGGCCGACTATCCAGAAGACCAATCCATGAGAATCTCTCACGAAGCCATCTATCAGGCGCTTTACATTCAGGGCCGTGGCGCTCTGCGCAAGGAGCTTACTGCCTGTTTGCGTACGGGCCGTGCACTTCGTGTGCCTCGAGCCAGGACGCAACAGCGAGGAAAGCATTTCATTACTCCGGAGGTCATGATCAGTGAACGTCCGGCTGAGGCTGATGATCGTGCCGTTCCGGGTCACTGGGAAGGTGACCTGATCATCGGCCTTAATCGATCCGCAGTGGGTACGCTGGTCGAGCGGACTACCCGCTATACAATGTTGCTCCATCTCCCACCTATGGAGGGACATGGCACTGGCGTGCGGGCCAAGAATGGGCCACCCTTGGCGGGTCATGGAGCGGAGGCCGTCCGCAATGCCATAGCTGCGAAGATCGTATTATTGCCTGAGCACTTGTGGCGATCGCTCACATGGGATCAAGGCGCAGAGATGGCCCAGCACGTGCAACTTCGAATCGATACGGGTCTGGAGATCTATTTCTGCGATCCTCAAAGCCCATGGCAACGCGGGACCAACGAGAATACGAATGGTCTGTTGCGTCAATACTTTCCGAAAGGCACCGACATCAGCCGGTACACGCAGCGCGAACTTGATGCCGTCGCAGACGCACTAAATTGCAGACCGCGTAAAAGCCTTGGATGGAAATCACCAGCAGAAGCACTAAGAGATCTACTACTTGCGTCATAA
- a CDS encoding NAD(P) transhydrogenase subunit alpha, whose protein sequence is MEVINHTVINLIIFVLAIYVGYHVVWNVTPALHTPLMAVTNAISAIVIVGAMLAAGLTLGTPGKFFGTLAVALAAVNVFGGFLVTRRMLEMFRKKEPKKLIADKTAKENA, encoded by the coding sequence ATGGAAGTCATTAACCACACCGTCATCAACCTGATCATCTTCGTGCTGGCGATCTACGTCGGCTACCACGTGGTCTGGAACGTCACGCCCGCGCTGCACACGCCGCTGATGGCCGTGACCAACGCGATCTCGGCGATCGTGATCGTCGGCGCCATGCTCGCTGCGGGGCTGACTTTAGGCACGCCCGGCAAATTCTTCGGCACGCTGGCCGTCGCGCTCGCGGCCGTCAACGTGTTCGGCGGGTTTTTAGTGACGAGGCGAATGCTCGAGATGTTCCGCAAGAAAGAGCCGAAGAAGCTGATCGCAGACAAGACGGCCAAGGAGAACGCGTAA
- a CDS encoding Re/Si-specific NAD(P)(+) transhydrogenase subunit alpha, with protein MNIGIPTETRAHETRVAATPETVRKYVSQGHRVTIQSGAGTGASFPDDAFTAAGAEIVDAATAFGADLVLKVQSPTDAELPLLKRGATLVGMLDPFNAENSSKLAAAGITAFALEAAPRTTRAQSLDVLSSQANIAGYKAVLLAATLYPRFMPMLMTAAGTVKAARVLILGAGVAGLQAIATAKRLGAVIEASDVRPAVKEQIESLGAKFLDVPYETDEEREAAQGVGGYARPMPPSWLTRQSALVHERAKQADVVISTALIPGRAAPTLISVDTVQAMKPGSVLVDLAAGRGAEYEGRRGGNCPLTEADQVVIRHGVTIVGYTNLASMVPADASSLYARNLLDFLKLIITKEGALNIDLADDIVAATLLARDGEVTRKS; from the coding sequence ATGAACATCGGAATTCCAACGGAGACGCGCGCGCACGAAACCCGCGTCGCCGCGACGCCCGAAACGGTCAGGAAGTATGTGAGCCAGGGCCACCGGGTCACGATCCAGAGCGGCGCCGGCACCGGCGCGAGCTTTCCAGACGATGCCTTTACGGCCGCCGGCGCGGAGATTGTCGACGCCGCGACCGCTTTCGGCGCCGATCTCGTCCTCAAGGTCCAGTCACCGACCGACGCCGAACTGCCGCTGCTGAAGCGCGGCGCGACGCTGGTCGGCATGCTCGATCCTTTTAATGCCGAAAACTCATCAAAGCTGGCGGCTGCGGGCATCACCGCGTTCGCTCTGGAGGCCGCGCCGCGCACGACTCGTGCGCAAAGCCTCGATGTATTGAGTTCACAGGCGAACATTGCCGGCTACAAGGCAGTGCTGCTGGCCGCCACGCTCTATCCGCGCTTCATGCCGATGCTGATGACCGCCGCGGGCACCGTCAAGGCGGCGCGCGTGCTGATTCTCGGCGCGGGTGTGGCCGGGTTGCAGGCTATCGCAACGGCCAAGCGTCTGGGCGCGGTGATCGAAGCGTCTGACGTTCGTCCAGCGGTGAAAGAGCAGATCGAATCGCTCGGCGCCAAGTTTCTCGATGTGCCTTACGAAACCGATGAAGAGCGCGAAGCCGCGCAAGGCGTCGGCGGCTACGCGCGGCCGATGCCGCCATCGTGGCTCACGCGCCAGTCGGCGCTGGTCCATGAGCGGGCCAAACAGGCCGACGTGGTGATCTCCACCGCGCTGATCCCGGGCCGCGCCGCACCGACGCTTATCTCGGTCGACACCGTGCAGGCGATGAAACCCGGCTCCGTGCTGGTCGACCTCGCGGCAGGACGCGGCGCCGAGTATGAGGGCCGGCGCGGCGGCAACTGTCCGCTCACCGAGGCGGATCAGGTGGTGATCAGGCATGGCGTGACGATCGTCGGCTATACGAATCTGGCCTCGATGGTCCCCGCCGACGCGTCCTCGCTCTACGCGCGCAACCTGCTCGACTTCCTCAAGCTGATCATCACGAAGGAAGGCGCCCTGAACATCGATCTCGCGGACGATATCGTCGCGGCCACGCTGCTGGCCCGTGATGGTGAAGTCACGCGCAAGTCTTAA